Proteins found in one Hypericibacter terrae genomic segment:
- a CDS encoding RidA family protein yields MRREIITTDRIAPSVGPFSAAVRAGDLLFLSGQVGLDPATGKLVAGDIGAQTEQIFANISAVLEAAGKSFDDVMKTTVYLADMRDFAAMNAVYARYFQTPYPARTTIQAAGLPLGAPVEIEVVAR; encoded by the coding sequence ATGCGTCGAGAGATAATCACGACCGACCGGATCGCGCCGTCGGTAGGACCCTTTTCCGCCGCCGTGCGTGCTGGAGATCTGCTCTTTCTCAGCGGCCAGGTCGGGCTTGATCCAGCGACCGGCAAGCTCGTCGCCGGCGACATCGGCGCTCAGACCGAGCAAATATTCGCCAACATCTCAGCCGTGCTGGAAGCGGCGGGGAAGTCCTTCGACGACGTGATGAAGACCACCGTCTACCTCGCGGATATGAGGGATTTCGCCGCGATGAACGCGGTTTACGCGCGCTATTTCCAAACACCATATCCGGCCCGGACAACGATTCAGGCCGCCGGCCTGCCGCTCGGCGCCCCCGTCGAGATCGAGGTCGTGGCGAGATAG